A stretch of DNA from Microbacterium croceum:
TACTACGACGATCCGGAGAAGACCGCGGAATCCCGCGTCGGCGGCTATCACCACACCGGTGACATCGCTTCTCGCGACGCGGACGGCTACCTGACCTACATCGGTCGTGCCGACGACGTGTTCAAGGCCTCGGACTACAAGATCTCGCCGTTCGAGCTCGAGTCCGTGCTGCTCGAGCACGAGCTCGTGATCGAGGCGGCCGTGATCCCGAGCCCCGACCCCACGCGACTCTCGGTACCGAAGGCGTACGTGTGCCTGCATCCCGATGCCACCGCCGACGAAGCCGAGGCCGCCCGCTTGATCTTCGCCTTCGCGCATGACCGACTGTCGTCGCACCTGTGGGTGCGCATCATCGAGTTCGTGCCCGAGCTGCCCAAGACCATCTCGGGCAAGATCCGCCGGGTCGAACTGCGCGCCCGCGAGGCTGCTCGGGTGGACTCCGGCGACGACGCCGGTCAGCACCGCGACCGCGACTACCGCTGAGCCCCCCTCTTCTCCTCTCAAGAACGGCGAGGCCGGGCAGCCGGACTCCCGCGAGCACGCCAGAGCTCCTCACAGGTACCCGCGCCTGTGAGGAGTTCTGAACGGGCGACGACCGCGCTCAGCGCGTCGAGACGATCGGAATCGCCGACGTCACCGGCGACGACTTCACCGTCGACACGACCGGGGCCCCCACGGCCACCGGAGCCGTGACCGGTCGACGCGACGGGCGTCCGCCGTCGGCGACGTTCACGATCGCGCGCGCCACGCCCCCGAGCACCAGCATCGCGGCGAGCGCCGCCACCGAAGCGATCAGCGGCAGCCACTGGTTCGCGAACGATGCGGTCAGACTCAGCAGCGCGAACGGGATCCACAGCCCCACTGCGCCACCGATGAGCCCCCCGGCCCCTCGCATGATCGCTATCCCCGCAACGATCGCGCACAGCGCCGCCAACGCGGCACCGACGACGCCGATCGGCACCAACACAGCGGCCAGTTCATTAGCCACTCTCAATGTCGTCATGATGACCCCCCGGTCTGCGGAACATCCGCTACTTCACACTATGAAAGTGTCCGCGATAAGCCATCCGTCTCCAGTGCGACACGCATCATCCTGCAGGAGGATCTTTCTCGCGCGGCCCGCGGACGGCGTCAGCGGCGGGCGCTGCGCTTCGGCCGGGTGAACCGCAGACGCCGCAGACGCGAGGAGCGGATCACCGGCACCGACTGCGTGATCACGGCGTCCACGACCATCGAGCCGTCGGTCGGCCCCACGATCGCGATCGCCGAGGTCTCGGTCGCATCGATCGGATCCACAGGCAGGCGCCCGAGCGCCCGGTGCGCGCGCACGTACGCGGGCACCAGGAGCACGATCGCCCCGACCCACGCCAAGGGGTTGCTGAGAGCGACGCCCGTGAAACCGATGGCCGCCCCGAGCACCACAGCCGCGCCCACGCGCATCACGAGCTCGATCACGCCGGTCACCGTGGGCACCAGCGTGTGGCCGAGTCCCTGCAGAGCGCCGCGGAGCACGAACAGCATGCCGAGCGCCCAGTAGCCGCATCCGTTCACGATCAGCATGAGGTGCGCGAGCTCGACGACATCGTCGGAGCCGTCGCCGATGAACAACCGCACCATGGGGGCGCCGAACGCGATGAGCAGACCACCCAGCACGAGGCCGGCGACGATCGCCATCCACGTCGCCTCGACCACGCCTCGACGGATGCGGTCGGGGCGGCGTCCGCCGTGATTCTGCGCTGCGTACATCGAGACCGCGAGGCCGAGGGAGGACAGCAGCGCGACGGCGAGGCTGTCGACGCGGGATCCTGTCGTGTACGCGGCTACCGCGTCGGCGCCCAGGGTGTTCAGCGCCACCTGCACGGTGAGCGTGCCGATCGCGATGATCGAGGCCTGGAAGCCCATGGGCAGTCCGAGACGCAGGTGTTCGGCGAGATCGGCGCGGGTGATGCGCCAGTCGGCCCGGCGCAGGTGCAGCATCGGGAGGCGGCGGCGCACGAACTCCAGGCACAGCACGACCGACACGGCCTGGGCGATCACGGTCGCGAGTGCGGCGCCGCCGACGCCCCACTCCAGGGGACCGACCATGAGCACCACGAGTCCGACGTTCAGCGCGCACGACACCGTGAGGAACACCAGCGGGGTGCGTGAATCACCGATCGCGCGGATGATCGCCGAGAGGTAGTTGAAGAACATCGTGGCGCCGGCGCCGAGGAAGCTGATCTGCGTGAACACGGTGGCCTCGGCCATGAGCTCGGGAGGCGTCTGGAGCACCGCCAGCAGAGGTTCGGCGATCAGCGGCGC
This window harbors:
- a CDS encoding MATE family efflux transporter encodes the protein MATSLTTGRPWRVILAFSVPLLLGNVVQQLYQFADAIVVGRHLGVDSLAAVGATGALLFLLLGFAWGLTSGFAIPIAQAFGARDDDAVRRSVATGVVLSAITSVVLMIGAPLIAEPLLAVLQTPPELMAEATVFTQISFLGAGATMFFNYLSAIIRAIGDSRTPLVFLTVSCALNVGLVVLMVGPLEWGVGGAALATVIAQAVSVVLCLEFVRRRLPMLHLRRADWRITRADLAEHLRLGLPMGFQASIIAIGTLTVQVALNTLGADAVAAYTTGSRVDSLAVALLSSLGLAVSMYAAQNHGGRRPDRIRRGVVEATWMAIVAGLVLGGLLIAFGAPMVRLFIGDGSDDVVELAHLMLIVNGCGYWALGMLFVLRGALQGLGHTLVPTVTGVIELVMRVGAAVVLGAAIGFTGVALSNPLAWVGAIVLLVPAYVRAHRALGRLPVDPIDATETSAIAIVGPTDGSMVVDAVITQSVPVIRSSRLRRLRFTRPKRSARR